In the genome of Fervidobacterium gondwanense DSM 13020, one region contains:
- a CDS encoding YqeG family HAD IIIA-type phosphatase, whose product MAKCMRYAQSVADIDFDKLLNEGKRVFLFDFDNTINIWRSEHVPEDIVKIFEYLKSKGASIYIVSNGRRRNLDYDVPVIWRALKPLTFKTKAILGKELKDRSKVVVIGDQIFTDVLFGKFLGVCVVKVEPLDKSREFFGTKILRFFEKVLKKLL is encoded by the coding sequence ATGGCAAAGTGTATGCGATACGCCCAATCGGTGGCTGATATAGATTTTGATAAACTTCTTAATGAAGGAAAAAGGGTTTTTCTTTTTGACTTCGACAATACAATAAACATCTGGCGTTCTGAACATGTTCCGGAGGACATAGTTAAAATTTTTGAATATTTGAAATCGAAAGGTGCTTCTATTTACATTGTCTCTAATGGTAGGAGACGCAATCTTGATTATGATGTTCCTGTAATATGGCGTGCTTTGAAACCTCTAACGTTCAAGACAAAAGCCATTCTTGGGAAAGAACTTAAAGACAGGAGTAAGGTCGTTGTGATTGGGGATCAGATATTCACAGACGTACTTTTTGGAAAATTCTTAGGCGTTTGTGTTGTTAAAGTTGAGCCATTAGATAAGTCAAGAGAGTTCTTTGGAACAAAGATTTTGAGGTTTTTCGAAAAAGTTCTCAAAAAGCTCTTGTGA
- a CDS encoding sigma-70 family RNA polymerase sigma factor, whose amino-acid sequence MIKYALRSKPTEKLVELAQSGLSEAIDLLIEKFYPMVVRIASQFYAPWAEFDDIVQNGLIGLIKAIFYFEPGKSSFSTFAWRSIESEIKTFITYQNRKKNKMLSDSTSMDSVFDDVDDEQIDYFVADTAASTNVVRNTILSVVHEEILEALNEDETKIFELWLDGYSYKEIEEAVGVNFKKVDNTIQKVKRIVRSRLSASIMPFLEG is encoded by the coding sequence ATGATAAAGTACGCCCTTAGAAGTAAACCTACAGAAAAACTTGTTGAACTCGCTCAAAGTGGATTGAGTGAAGCTATAGACTTGTTAATAGAAAAGTTTTATCCTATGGTCGTGAGGATAGCCTCACAGTTTTATGCACCTTGGGCGGAGTTCGACGATATAGTTCAAAACGGACTCATAGGGCTGATTAAGGCGATATTTTACTTTGAACCTGGAAAGAGTTCTTTTTCTACCTTTGCTTGGAGAAGTATAGAGTCGGAGATAAAAACGTTCATAACTTACCAGAACAGGAAGAAAAATAAGATGCTCTCCGATTCAACAAGCATGGATTCGGTATTCGACGATGTTGACGACGAGCAGATAGATTACTTTGTTGCCGATACTGCGGCAAGCACCAACGTTGTGAGGAACACTATTTTAAGCGTTGTACACGAAGAGATTTTGGAAGCTTTGAATGAAGACGAAACTAAAATATTCGAGCTTTGGCTCGATGGTTATAGCTATAAAGAAATCGAAGAAGCGGTTGGCGTGAATTTTAAGAAGGTAGATAATACTATCCAAAAGGTTAAGAGGATTGTCAGAAGTAGGTTGAGTGCTTCGATAATGCCCTTCTTGGAAGGTTAG
- a CDS encoding DUF4258 domain-containing protein — protein MDKLYISLIDKEALLTPHVYERMLERGITLEELVEMLESKDSMAVMQKNFRIKVTNGNISAILQLSGSVLYIITVFRENKKKAH, from the coding sequence ATGGACAAACTTTATATATCTTTGATTGATAAAGAAGCACTATTAACTCCACATGTTTACGAAAGAATGCTCGAACGAGGGATAACACTTGAAGAACTTGTTGAAATGCTTGAATCGAAAGATTCAATGGCTGTTATGCAGAAGAATTTTCGAATTAAGGTGACAAATGGTAACATCTCGGCGATTCTGCAACTTTCTGGCAGTGTTTTGTACATAATAACTGTCTTTCGTGAAAATAAAAAGAAAGCACATTAG
- a CDS encoding thiamine pyrophosphate-dependent enzyme: MFEPKIYDIPDADIAWCPGCGNFGIINELKTALAQLELDPTQVVLVSGIGQAAKMPQYVKANMFNGLHGRSLPAAVAIKMVNPNLVVIAESGDGCTYGEGGNHFIHTIRKNPDITNIVHDNQIYGLTKGQASPTTARGQVTTLQFDGVYVDPFNPIAVAVALDASFVARSFSGNFQLTVELIKMAIKHKGYALIDILQPCVTFNKVNTYQWYRENTYLLPDSYDPTDREHAFRIATDTSKLALGVIYKNPNKPVFEEQLAPYKNDKTPVALRGLEV, translated from the coding sequence ATGTTCGAACCAAAGATATACGATATTCCAGATGCTGATATAGCCTGGTGTCCAGGTTGTGGAAATTTTGGTATTATAAACGAATTGAAAACTGCCCTGGCACAGCTGGAACTTGACCCAACTCAAGTTGTACTGGTCTCTGGAATTGGCCAAGCTGCGAAGATGCCGCAGTATGTAAAGGCGAACATGTTCAATGGACTGCATGGTAGGTCTTTACCTGCCGCAGTTGCGATTAAGATGGTCAACCCTAATCTTGTAGTCATCGCCGAAAGTGGTGATGGATGTACATACGGAGAAGGAGGAAACCATTTTATTCATACGATACGAAAGAACCCTGACATAACGAATATAGTTCACGACAACCAGATATATGGTTTGACAAAAGGGCAAGCGTCACCGACAACAGCCCGTGGACAAGTGACTACACTGCAATTCGACGGAGTTTACGTAGACCCATTTAATCCAATCGCTGTAGCTGTCGCGTTGGATGCTTCTTTCGTTGCAAGGAGTTTTTCTGGAAATTTCCAGCTTACCGTTGAGCTCATCAAAATGGCTATAAAGCACAAAGGCTATGCCCTTATAGACATACTCCAGCCCTGTGTCACGTTCAACAAAGTCAACACATATCAGTGGTACAGAGAGAACACATACTTGCTGCCTGACAGTTATGACCCAACCGATAGGGAACACGCTTTTAGAATAGCAACGGATACCTCAAAGCTCGCTCTTGGAGTCATATACAAGAATCCAAACAAACCAGTCTTTGAAGAACAGCTCGCGCCCTACAAAAATGATAAGACACCAGTTGCATTGAGGGGGTTAGAGGTATGA
- a CDS encoding Gfo/Idh/MocA family protein, with the protein MKKIKLGIVGCGIAARELHLPALVDLKDKFEISAVTSRRKESAEEFAQMIKTQLGYTPEIFNSYEAMLDSKSVDAVDLTLPIELNVPFIKKSIEKGFHVICEKPISTDVETGKEIIELSTKTDRVIYIAENYRHDFRFNKIRNIVDENVIGKPVFVIWHLWIGMDKSNKYAKTAWRQNPKHIGGFLSDGGVHHIAALRVIFGDIAWVSGTVKRVSDYLGDDDSLSAVFEFKNGVIGNYTISYALSGRQYFEIVGTNGRIYMDESKIRIVGEHGAEIQIPEENTFKNEFLDFYEVLTQGKPNVLGHPVEALKDLAFFEAAIRSRGMRIEVDSLMK; encoded by the coding sequence ATGAAGAAAATCAAACTTGGAATAGTTGGTTGTGGAATTGCGGCAAGGGAACTTCACCTTCCAGCTCTTGTTGATTTGAAGGATAAATTCGAAATTTCAGCAGTTACAAGTAGAAGGAAGGAAAGTGCGGAAGAATTCGCTCAAATGATTAAAACCCAGCTTGGATACACACCTGAGATCTTCAATTCTTACGAAGCAATGTTAGATTCGAAAAGCGTAGACGCTGTAGACTTAACTCTCCCAATTGAACTAAATGTGCCTTTTATCAAGAAGAGCATCGAAAAAGGATTTCATGTAATATGCGAAAAACCAATCTCAACAGATGTGGAAACAGGTAAAGAAATCATCGAACTTTCGACAAAGACGGACAGGGTAATATACATCGCTGAAAATTACCGCCATGATTTTAGATTCAACAAGATAAGAAACATAGTTGATGAAAATGTTATAGGTAAACCTGTCTTTGTCATCTGGCATCTATGGATAGGCATGGATAAGTCGAACAAATACGCTAAAACTGCATGGAGACAAAACCCTAAGCACATAGGTGGATTTCTATCAGACGGCGGAGTTCACCATATCGCGGCATTAAGGGTGATCTTTGGAGACATTGCGTGGGTGAGTGGAACGGTAAAGCGTGTCTCGGACTATCTTGGTGACGATGATTCACTTTCGGCAGTTTTCGAATTCAAAAACGGTGTAATTGGAAATTACACCATTTCGTACGCACTCAGTGGTCGCCAGTACTTTGAGATAGTCGGTACTAATGGCAGAATATACATGGACGAGTCGAAGATTAGAATAGTGGGGGAGCATGGAGCTGAAATCCAAATTCCAGAAGAGAATACCTTTAAAAACGAATTTCTCGATTTCTACGAAGTACTAACTCAAGGTAAACCAAATGTTCTTGGACATCCAGTGGAAGCTTTGAAAGATCTTGCATTTTTTGAAGCAGCGATACGCTCAAGAGGCATGAGAATAGAAGTTGATTCTTTGATGAAATAA
- a CDS encoding redoxin domain-containing protein, which produces MIESRYRLIPQFTLKDEDGNDFSWKNLLGKYSVVYFYPKANTPGCTMEGLDFTKLIDEFNGNVVGISPDSCNAISSFKSKKGLKVKLLSDPEKTVAEQFGAAKDGKLIRSTFIVDPWGRIRKEWLKVSVNGHAEEVLEEYRKIIQEDNEINDSILLRRALRGVRPDPVDDEKIEKLIRAAHLAPSCMNKQPWRFIVVKSQENLEKLHTALSEGNYWMKHAPVMIIVYTDDELGCQLSDRRNYSLFDTGTAVGFLLTQATQMGLIAHPVAGYDPIKVKELFGINGIVITLIAVGYWGNIDILNEKHTAVELGDRMRKPIEEVCKII; this is translated from the coding sequence ATGATAGAGTCGAGGTACAGATTAATCCCTCAATTTACACTCAAAGATGAGGACGGAAACGATTTTTCGTGGAAGAACTTGCTTGGCAAGTACTCAGTTGTCTATTTCTACCCAAAAGCGAACACGCCGGGTTGTACTATGGAAGGTTTGGACTTCACAAAACTAATAGATGAATTCAACGGAAACGTGGTTGGTATATCACCTGACAGTTGCAACGCAATATCGAGTTTTAAATCAAAGAAGGGATTAAAAGTTAAGCTACTTTCTGATCCTGAAAAAACTGTGGCTGAACAATTCGGTGCGGCGAAAGACGGAAAATTGATTCGCTCAACGTTCATAGTCGATCCATGGGGCAGGATAAGAAAAGAATGGCTGAAAGTTAGTGTGAATGGGCATGCGGAGGAGGTACTCGAGGAATACAGGAAAATTATACAAGAAGATAATGAAATTAACGATAGTATATTGCTACGCAGGGCACTTAGAGGTGTAAGACCCGACCCTGTAGATGACGAAAAGATTGAAAAATTGATTAGAGCTGCACACCTCGCACCATCTTGCATGAATAAGCAACCATGGAGATTTATCGTCGTAAAGAGTCAGGAGAACCTCGAAAAGCTACATACTGCGCTCTCTGAAGGAAATTACTGGATGAAACACGCACCAGTCATGATAATAGTATATACTGACGACGAACTCGGCTGTCAGCTCAGCGATAGAAGGAACTATTCGTTGTTTGACACGGGAACGGCCGTAGGGTTCTTGTTAACTCAAGCAACACAGATGGGACTTATCGCACATCCTGTTGCAGGATACGACCCAATTAAAGTAAAGGAGCTATTTGGTATTAATGGAATTGTTATAACACTCATCGCCGTTGGCTACTGGGGGAATATAGACATTCTAAATGAAAAGCACACAGCGGTAGAATTGGGCGATAGGATGCGGAAACCAATTGAAGAAGTTTGCAAAATCATCTGA
- a CDS encoding 2-oxoacid:acceptor oxidoreductase family protein: protein MRKFDIYLIGVGGQGIGLLSEVLIRAIDYSGQNCIGVDTHGLAQRGGVVSSHIGIGDVNSPLTMSGDVDLVLALERHEAGRAMNYLKDGGTLVYYDTSWQPLPVRLGREGELKNEELEIVARERNIKLFRAKYNLPDVRMQNISLLAVVAKNNLIPNVKTEHYLKAMEDLMNEKVFESNKKVFESILEAM, encoded by the coding sequence ATGAGAAAATTCGATATTTATCTCATCGGTGTCGGCGGGCAGGGAATAGGACTTCTCAGCGAAGTGCTCATACGTGCAATAGATTACAGCGGGCAAAATTGCATAGGGGTTGACACACACGGACTTGCTCAGAGAGGTGGTGTCGTGTCTTCGCATATAGGAATCGGAGACGTTAATTCTCCACTGACGATGTCAGGTGATGTTGATTTAGTCTTAGCACTTGAAAGGCATGAGGCAGGTAGAGCTATGAATTACCTAAAAGACGGTGGTACGTTGGTCTATTATGATACATCGTGGCAACCATTACCTGTCAGACTGGGAAGAGAAGGAGAATTGAAAAATGAAGAATTAGAAATCGTCGCAAGAGAACGGAATATTAAACTCTTCAGAGCTAAGTACAATTTGCCGGATGTACGGATGCAAAACATATCATTACTGGCAGTCGTAGCTAAGAATAATTTGATACCGAATGTCAAAACCGAACACTATTTAAAAGCTATGGAGGATCTGATGAATGAAAAAGTTTTTGAATCAAACAAGAAAGTCTTTGAAAGTATATTGGAGGCGATGTAA
- a CDS encoding PQQ-binding-like beta-propeller repeat protein — protein MKKRISVLMLMIILIATTSCVLFQDRQNPTVSLSVSYIVDIPNVKVAVTVQFSDNDIVDRIELYDGANLVESRTVRKKSGTVVFYLPDVPVQEGNIKNFEFTAKAYDKSGNVTQSGKGELTLDFNQPKVTIKNDYVGNYVEVEVQKGPKLNKIEVFSNNEKVGEKGTEISEGIERVPVSITDDSTEILVKAVSEFGIVGQTSKNIIVDKIPPQAMILTNITGPYVSGTVNINIEATDQVGISKVEYYLDSTKLGEKTSAPYSYSIDTTRYSDGRYTFKVIAYDLAGNTAEANMQLVFENNQPGVEFISPKDGAYLSGNANIEVSASDGNGIQKVELYLNTTKINEMTASPYRYTLNTKNYPDGQYTLRAVAYDTFGKSKEKSIQIRIDNTFPTVNITKPMNGEVVVGFVNVEVNASDNNKVDKVELYLGFIKVGEKKEHPYTFVVDTRYYSGSYTLRAIAYDLANNEAEKSISLNIRRPVEGDIVWKFKSNDSVVTCPAIDSYRNTIYFGSGDGYLYAVGLNNEFKWKFKTNARIQSSPAIDTDGTIYVGSDDGYLYAINPDGTPKWSISTGNIVKVSPAIDSSHVYVANISGKVMAIDKFSPSRIKWIFYATGNIYSSPAVDYWTVYIGSDDGYLYAIDKFSGSLKWKYKTNGAVRSSPAIGYDGTVYVGSDDGCLYAITSDGRLRWQFRSDDWIRSSPVIGSDGTVYIGSDDGYLYAIGRDGVVKWGFKTNSYVRSTPLLASWSTIYVASDDGYLYALDANGNKKWKSYIGGNPSSLTIDNDGIIYVGTSDGYLKGVYTLSSGLAWSDWPKFKKDLKNTGYK, from the coding sequence GTGAAAAAGCGTATTTCTGTTCTCATGCTTATGATTATCCTGATTGCAACCACGTCCTGTGTGCTATTTCAAGATAGGCAGAATCCTACCGTAAGTCTCTCAGTAAGTTACATTGTTGATATACCGAACGTCAAAGTTGCTGTAACTGTGCAGTTCTCAGACAACGATATTGTAGACAGGATAGAACTGTACGATGGTGCAAACCTTGTAGAATCAAGAACTGTCCGTAAAAAGTCTGGAACTGTGGTATTTTACCTTCCGGACGTTCCTGTACAGGAAGGAAATATTAAGAATTTTGAATTTACAGCCAAGGCTTATGATAAGTCTGGCAATGTCACTCAATCTGGCAAGGGCGAGTTAACTTTGGATTTTAACCAGCCAAAGGTGACCATTAAAAACGACTACGTGGGCAATTACGTCGAAGTAGAAGTACAAAAAGGTCCAAAACTCAATAAAATAGAAGTTTTTTCAAACAACGAGAAAGTTGGGGAGAAAGGAACAGAAATATCTGAAGGAATAGAGAGAGTGCCGGTATCTATTACCGATGATAGCACGGAGATTCTTGTGAAAGCTGTAAGTGAGTTCGGCATAGTCGGACAAACATCGAAGAATATCATCGTCGATAAAATTCCTCCACAAGCAATGATATTGACAAATATAACTGGTCCGTACGTTTCAGGTACAGTAAATATCAATATCGAGGCAACTGACCAAGTTGGCATTAGCAAGGTTGAATATTATCTTGATTCAACGAAGTTGGGTGAAAAGACTTCAGCGCCGTATTCATATTCGATTGACACGACAAGATATTCAGATGGAAGGTATACGTTTAAGGTGATAGCTTACGACTTAGCAGGAAACACAGCTGAAGCAAATATGCAGCTCGTGTTTGAGAATAACCAGCCAGGCGTGGAATTTATCTCACCGAAAGATGGAGCATATCTATCAGGAAACGCAAACATCGAAGTTTCGGCAAGTGATGGAAACGGCATTCAGAAAGTTGAACTTTACCTTAATACAACAAAAATCAACGAAATGACAGCAAGTCCCTACAGATACACACTTAACACTAAGAACTACCCAGATGGTCAGTACACACTAAGAGCAGTTGCTTACGATACTTTCGGCAAATCAAAGGAAAAGAGTATCCAGATACGTATAGATAATACATTTCCAACGGTGAATATTACAAAACCAATGAATGGTGAAGTGGTCGTAGGCTTTGTGAATGTCGAAGTTAACGCGAGTGACAACAACAAAGTGGACAAAGTTGAGCTCTATCTGGGTTTCATCAAGGTTGGAGAAAAGAAAGAGCATCCGTACACGTTTGTCGTTGATACAAGGTATTATTCAGGCTCTTACACGTTAAGAGCAATAGCGTACGATTTGGCAAATAATGAGGCTGAAAAGAGTATATCACTCAATATCAGAAGACCTGTAGAAGGGGATATAGTATGGAAATTCAAATCGAACGATAGTGTTGTAACGTGTCCCGCTATAGATTCTTACAGAAATACGATATATTTTGGCAGTGGTGACGGATATTTATACGCTGTAGGATTGAATAACGAATTCAAATGGAAGTTCAAAACGAACGCTAGGATTCAATCATCACCGGCGATAGATACTGATGGAACGATATACGTTGGTAGTGATGATGGATATCTTTATGCAATAAACCCCGATGGAACTCCAAAATGGAGTATCTCAACTGGGAATATAGTTAAAGTATCCCCTGCGATTGATTCTTCGCATGTGTATGTTGCAAACATCAGTGGGAAAGTGATGGCTATAGATAAATTTTCACCGTCGAGAATAAAATGGATTTTTTATGCCACGGGAAATATATATTCCTCCCCAGCTGTTGATTATTGGACTGTGTACATCGGTAGCGATGATGGGTACCTTTACGCAATTGACAAATTCTCGGGTTCTTTGAAGTGGAAATACAAGACAAATGGAGCTGTCCGTTCATCACCAGCGATTGGATACGACGGTACTGTGTACGTAGGTAGCGACGATGGTTGTTTATACGCAATAACGTCAGACGGGAGACTGAGATGGCAATTTCGGTCAGACGACTGGATAAGGTCGTCTCCGGTGATAGGTTCTGACGGCACAGTTTACATCGGAAGCGATGATGGATATCTATACGCCATTGGTAGAGATGGCGTTGTAAAGTGGGGATTTAAGACAAACAGCTATGTGAGATCAACGCCACTCTTAGCTTCTTGGAGTACGATATACGTTGCAAGCGATGATGGATATTTGTACGCTCTTGACGCGAATGGAAATAAGAAATGGAAATCATACATAGGTGGTAATCCTTCATCGCTGACCATTGATAACGATGGGATAATATACGTGGGAACAAGTGATGGATATCTAAAAGGTGTCTACACGTTATCTTCTGGCTTAGCTTGGAGCGACTGGCCCAAATTCAAAAAGGATTTGAAAAACACAGGATATAAATAA
- a CDS encoding 2-oxoacid:acceptor oxidoreductase subunit alpha: MEKRNEISIVLSGAAGQGIQAVEHILTRVAKDSGFHVFATKEYMSRVRGGNNSTEIRIASQPVKAFVNRIDVLVPLNDNAIERLRERITEETIIIGEGRYVEKEKNSIPLMFEEIAESFGNKIYENSVAIGVLAGIINASEDALVKNISAYFSKKNEEVVKGNVNAALKGYEIGKSLGLKFEITPNEKVKKQYLLNGSEAVAKGAIAGGCNFISSYPMSPATTVFTELSRLSNQYGILVDQAEDEIAAANMAIAAWYAGARAMVSTSGGGFALMTEAISLSGMIETPIVVHLGQRPGPATGLPTRTEQGDLNLVLYSGHGDFPRVIYAPGNLCEAYELSAKAFNIADKYQVPVFILTDEYFLDSFYNVEEMPEVKIERYVVKSDENYKRYLLTEDGISPRSIPGYGKGLVRVDSDEHDEYGHITESAKVRKTMVEKRLKKGKKLLEDAVPPKLFGNENYDYLIVAWGSTQLIIREALEKMGNEKVALLHFSQVYPVPRIAEEYLRKAKKVIFVEQNATGQFADLVKLTFGIDTSNRILKYDGFAFSVEELVETLSKEVE, translated from the coding sequence ATGGAAAAGAGAAATGAGATATCAATCGTACTGAGCGGTGCGGCTGGTCAGGGAATTCAAGCTGTCGAGCACATATTGACACGAGTTGCTAAAGACTCTGGCTTTCATGTATTCGCTACAAAAGAGTACATGTCGAGAGTAAGAGGCGGAAACAACTCAACTGAAATCCGGATAGCATCACAACCTGTAAAGGCTTTTGTGAACAGAATCGACGTACTTGTTCCACTTAACGATAATGCAATTGAAAGACTGAGAGAAAGGATTACAGAAGAGACGATTATCATCGGAGAGGGGCGATATGTGGAAAAAGAGAAGAACTCGATACCGCTCATGTTCGAAGAGATAGCTGAGAGTTTTGGGAATAAGATTTACGAGAATTCTGTCGCCATCGGCGTCTTGGCAGGGATAATTAACGCCAGCGAGGATGCTTTGGTGAAGAATATCAGCGCCTATTTCTCAAAGAAAAATGAAGAAGTTGTGAAAGGTAATGTCAACGCAGCGCTTAAAGGTTACGAAATTGGTAAGTCACTTGGTTTGAAATTCGAGATAACGCCAAACGAAAAGGTTAAGAAACAGTATCTCTTGAACGGTTCAGAAGCAGTGGCTAAGGGTGCCATCGCAGGTGGTTGTAACTTCATCTCTTCATACCCGATGTCGCCTGCCACTACGGTATTCACCGAACTTTCAAGATTGTCAAACCAGTACGGTATATTGGTTGACCAAGCTGAAGACGAAATTGCTGCGGCAAACATGGCTATCGCAGCTTGGTATGCAGGTGCAAGAGCTATGGTCTCAACATCTGGCGGTGGTTTCGCACTTATGACAGAAGCGATAAGTTTATCAGGAATGATAGAGACTCCTATCGTTGTCCATCTTGGTCAGAGACCTGGTCCAGCTACTGGATTACCGACAAGGACTGAACAGGGAGATTTGAATCTGGTGCTTTACTCAGGGCATGGAGACTTTCCAAGAGTCATCTACGCTCCTGGCAACTTGTGCGAAGCATATGAACTTAGTGCAAAAGCGTTCAATATCGCGGATAAATATCAAGTTCCAGTCTTTATTCTCACCGATGAATACTTCCTCGATTCGTTCTACAATGTGGAGGAAATGCCAGAAGTAAAGATAGAACGCTACGTAGTGAAGAGTGATGAGAATTACAAACGCTACCTTCTAACCGAAGATGGAATCTCTCCAAGAAGTATTCCGGGTTACGGTAAAGGATTAGTAAGGGTCGACAGCGATGAACACGATGAATACGGACACATAACCGAGAGCGCTAAGGTCAGAAAAACAATGGTTGAGAAGAGGTTGAAGAAAGGCAAAAAGTTGTTGGAAGATGCCGTACCACCGAAGTTGTTCGGAAATGAGAATTATGATTACCTTATCGTCGCATGGGGCTCAACTCAGTTGATAATTCGCGAAGCGCTCGAAAAGATGGGAAATGAAAAAGTTGCACTCTTACATTTTTCACAAGTCTATCCTGTACCAAGAATCGCAGAAGAGTATTTGAGAAAAGCCAAGAAAGTAATATTCGTTGAGCAGAATGCGACTGGTCAGTTTGCAGACTTGGTTAAACTCACTTTTGGAATAGACACGAGTAACAGGATACTGAAATACGATGGATTTGCATTTTCTGTAGAAGAACTTGTTGAAACACTCTCCAAGGAGGTTGAGTAA